In Rutidosis leptorrhynchoides isolate AG116_Rl617_1_P2 chromosome 6, CSIRO_AGI_Rlap_v1, whole genome shotgun sequence, the DNA window ATGTCTAGGCTTGTCGATGTATTCTTTCGTTTAGGCTATTTGAAAGTCGCATTTTTTATATACTCGAATATTTAcacaaaaaattaaaaataaaaaatgtaacAATATAATTCAAACCCGTTTCTATAATTTAGCCGACTCGATCCAATTTCAAATATGATTCGACCCGACCAGACCTGATCTGACCCGGATATGCTTTTCGCAAAGCAACCCCAGTTTCTAATATCGAGATTTCTCCTCACAACCACCAGCGGAAAATCAGGCTGCCGGCGAATTTTTCCGGCTTATTCCGGCAACAGAATTttgaatttcttttttaacaatcaATCTATCAACGAGTTCTTGGTGTAATAATGACCCTTTCTGAAGATGAAGACGAAAATCTGGCTCAGTTCTTAGAATCCGAAGTTCTATCAGAGATCTCCGATCAGGTAACACCTAATTACTCTTTTCAAATTAAATCGATTAATTTTAGCATTCTCGTTATGTAGATCTTCGATCTGAGATTATTGTATACTCCGATTACTGTATAAATAGTtacaccatattaatgattttattcggCTTATCGGCTATATAAAATATATCGTAATCATATTCTAATTTCGTTTGTTGAAATTAATCTATTTGAATTCTCTATCTCGTTATCTGGATCTGAGATCTATATGTATCTGTGTTTGAAGTTATGGCttaatatgaatgatatttttaagcCATGTGATTGagatttattatatttataaattaattttaacATCTCGAATAGTAATAGTATTATACTGAAGTTTTTTCTGTGATGTGAATGTTAGGGCTTAAATTAAATGTTCTGTAATTCAGGAAGATGTAAAATTGGAGGAAGAGAACGTACCACGGCCGCCAAAGAGGTTTCGAATCGAGCAAAATGGTGTTGTTAGTAACAAAGAAGTAAATTCAAGGAGGATAGATGACGGTTTCTTTGCTAAGATACCTCCAGAGCTCTTTCCTCACATCCTTAAGTTTCTATCATCTGAGGTTGTGCTTATGCTAATTACACGATGATCTTATAATAGTTTGATTTGATATAACATTACACAAAATATGCTATGAACTTTAACTttattatctatctatctatctatatctatattttatatctatattcaATGAACATTATATTGAAAATAAAGTGATGTGGAAATGTTATGTATTCAGAGTTCGTGATGTACTTGTTTTGACACTCGAACGAGAAAGGGATATATACTAACTATTATATTCTGCTGTTTTAATTACGATGTTGAAACATTATAGGATCTTGTCGCTTGTTCGTTGGTCTGTAGATTCCTGAATTTTGCATCTTCTGACGAATCCTTGTGGCGTCGCTTGTGAGTAATTTATTTGACCTTTTCATTTACAGTTATAATAACTATGTGCCATATTCGTGTTCTTTTTAACAAATGTATTGTTATTGTGTCACTTGTTGTTTGGTCTTCTCTTTTTTATATATTATGAATTATGATAAGGGCTAAATTGTGTGtcatataatgcttataatgtttgCTACCTTTAGGTACTGTATGCGATGGGGTGTTCTGCCACCAACAAAAAACTTGCGGGATCGTGCTTGGAAGAAGCTATATATTCAGGTAATAAATTCACATTATCGACAAAAGTTGTTTATTCACATGCTTGGTcacataataaaaatatacttttttcacTGTGTAGCGTGACGAAGAAGACATGGTTGAGTTTGTTAAGAATTGCCCTAATGAGTTCAAACAGTACTACATCCAAATGCAAGTAGCCAAACGAAGCCAAGCACCTCTTATTTCACAGGTAAAGAAAGTTCTTTTTTTTCATCTGATGTGTTAATTAGACTGCCAGGTCATATCATATAGACTTTACATGTGGCAGATTGGACTGGTCAAGTTGGGAACGTTTGACCTGTCTCTGAATGGGTCAGGTTGATCTGATGATTCATTACTCAATTCTTAttgattatcatttattatttatttattttgtttctcGCTTTGCATCTGTAGTTGAAAGACGACTGGATGATTCTTGACAAGTCTGTTGCTGATCAAGTATCGATATGGAAGAAAAGCAAAGGATTAACTGACAAGGTGTTCTCCGATCACGATTGTTCTGGAGAAAAATGTTCTTACCATCAAATTGGAGATATTTTTGTTTGTGAGAACACTGGGTATGTTCATGGTACGAGTCACTGTTTTACACATTTGCTGTTAAAAACATTGAATTCTTTGGGTAATTTGGAAATCGGAGTCTTAGGGCATTTGTGCTATTACTTTTGCCTGTGCAGTGTGTGATGATACTTGCAAGGAGATTGTACTTGATCCTGATAATGAGCTCTTGGTGTGTACTATTTCGGGGCATTGTTTTGATCGATTGCTTTCCCCGTCTGAAACTGGAGGAGACATGGTAAGTTGTTTCATTCGTGTTTTTGTGTCTTGTTCATTAGTGTTTTTTACTTGTAAAGTGTTGACACACTTGTGGTTCGGGTTGAAATTTAGGAGGAGCAGCAGCAGCAAGGTGGTGCAACGGACGAACCAGAGCCGTTCATGGGGTCTGGCCGTTTTGGTAATAATTAGTCTCTTTTGCTAACCCTTGGTTCTGCACCAATTATCTTATTGCATTCTCATATATGTTGTTAT includes these proteins:
- the LOC139852845 gene encoding F-box protein SKIP31-like, which translates into the protein MTLSEDEDENLAQFLESEVLSEISDQEDVKLEEENVPRPPKRFRIEQNGVVSNKEVNSRRIDDGFFAKIPPELFPHILKFLSSEDLVACSLVCRFLNFASSDESLWRRLYCMRWGVLPPTKNLRDRAWKKLYIQRDEEDMVEFVKNCPNEFKQYYIQMQVAKRSQAPLISQLKDDWMILDKSVADQVSIWKKSKGLTDKVFSDHDCSGEKCSYHQIGDIFVCENTGYVHVCDDTCKEIVLDPDNELLVCTISGHCFDRLLSPSETGGDMEEQQQQGGATDEPEPFMGSGRFARAYQLGYNCEDEKELEACLRFC